In Magnetococcales bacterium, one DNA window encodes the following:
- a CDS encoding sigma-54-dependent Fis family transcriptional regulator — MNKPGDIHQRLVNLKSLLDRINRAWGTHDYEDLMQFFVEIFPALFSAERCSIFLTDADSEDIWLQFGTGLKEKEIIAPKSGSIVGQAITTGKPVIRGRLDQSAGFHQEVDRRTEFTTRNILCVPIISIVGNYTLGAVEILNKAEPNDFDETDVALLRRIVKFLALSIENNRVSEEIIRISRGMHEEITRTGEILKGKHRFIATSQAMRQVLDVASKVGPLPVNVFITGASGTGKEVIARLIHESSEDRRNRPFVAVNCSSIPETLMESEFFGYEKGAFTGAVSARMGRFEEASGGTLFLDEIADMPLSIQPKFLRAIQESEGKRLGGQKIHRYQFRIISASSRDLREEVKKGGFREDLFFRLFSVDITIPPLNRRREDIIPLALMFLEEINARFNKNVRGFSGEVMELFEIHDWPGNVRQLQHEVERLVALTTDGETISVDHCSLRDPAFSDREGDSDSFSLPFHRRNTEIRLILKALQKTKGNKIQAAALLEITRQSLHNKIKLYQIEKKLSPTFRLMEE; from the coding sequence ATGAACAAACCTGGGGACATCCACCAGAGGCTCGTCAACCTTAAATCACTGCTCGACCGGATCAATCGGGCGTGGGGGACGCATGATTACGAGGACCTCATGCAGTTTTTCGTGGAGATTTTTCCGGCGCTCTTCAGTGCGGAGCGATGCAGTATTTTTTTGACCGATGCCGATTCCGAGGATATTTGGTTGCAGTTTGGTACCGGGTTGAAAGAAAAAGAAATCATAGCGCCGAAGAGTGGCAGCATTGTTGGTCAGGCCATCACCACCGGAAAACCGGTGATTCGTGGCCGACTGGACCAGAGTGCCGGATTCCATCAGGAGGTTGATCGAAGGACCGAATTTACCACGCGCAACATTCTGTGTGTTCCCATCATCAGCATTGTGGGAAATTATACCCTTGGGGCCGTTGAAATATTGAACAAAGCGGAGCCGAATGATTTTGATGAAACGGATGTGGCGTTGCTGCGGCGAATTGTCAAGTTCCTGGCGCTTTCGATCGAAAACAATCGTGTCAGCGAGGAGATCATTCGGATTTCCCGCGGGATGCACGAGGAGATCACCCGGACGGGTGAAATTTTGAAAGGGAAGCATCGTTTCATTGCGACCAGTCAGGCGATGCGGCAGGTTTTGGATGTGGCAAGCAAGGTGGGTCCGCTGCCGGTGAATGTTTTCATCACGGGAGCCAGCGGAACAGGCAAGGAGGTGATTGCCCGGTTGATTCATGAATCGAGCGAGGATCGCCGCAACCGTCCTTTTGTGGCGGTCAATTGTTCCTCGATTCCTGAAACATTGATGGAAAGTGAATTTTTTGGCTATGAGAAGGGGGCGTTTACCGGCGCTGTGAGTGCGCGCATGGGTCGGTTCGAGGAGGCCTCGGGGGGGACGTTGTTTCTGGATGAGATTGCCGACATGCCGTTGTCGATTCAACCCAAGTTTCTGCGCGCGATTCAGGAGAGCGAGGGGAAGCGGTTGGGGGGGCAGAAGATTCATCGTTATCAGTTTCGCATCATCAGTGCATCGAGCCGGGACCTGCGTGAAGAGGTGAAGAAGGGGGGGTTTCGCGAGGATTTGTTTTTCCGTCTGTTTTCGGTGGACATCACCATTCCGCCCCTCAACAGGCGCCGGGAGGACATCATACCGTTGGCATTGATGTTTCTGGAGGAGATCAATGCCCGGTTCAACAAGAATGTTCGCGGCTTTTCCGGCGAGGTGATGGAATTGTTTGAAATCCACGACTGGCCGGGAAATGTCCGGCAGTTGCAGCATGAGGTCGAACGGTTGGTTGCTCTGACGACCGATGGGGAAACCATTTCCGTGGATCACTGTTCCCTGCGGGATCCAGCGTTTTCCGACCGGGAGGGGGACAGCGATTCCTTTTCATTGCCTTTTCACCGCAGGAATACCGAGATCAGGCTTATTCTGAAGGCGCTGCAAAAGACAAAGGGAAACAAGATCCAGGCGGCGGCATTACTGGAGATTACGCGGCAATCGCTGCACAACAAGATCAAACTGTACCAGATCGAAAAGAAACTCAGTCCCACCTTTCGTTTGATGGAGGAGTGA
- a CDS encoding sigma 54-interacting transcriptional regulator encodes MNSMESLRPFLDGLEEGVLFLDRNRCIIAINRAASRMIGQDCDAVIGQFCPGLFNGTECARACAAREDCALIPTRDQQTRMLDLAMDRPDGVQIILRMWAVLLSDEAGLERYAIILRDRTREALLEEEARERLRLGGMIGHSPAMRELFRAIMRAAISNATVLIQGESGTGKELIAKALHDNSTRSKGPYVRVHCASFPDTLLESELFGHVKGAFTGARSDRIGRFEAAHGGTILLDEIGEISPVTQVKLLRVLQEREVERLGENKPRTVDIRIVTATNRDLAAMVRQGRFREDLYYRLNVLPIQAPPLRERLGDVPLLVEVLLEELSQQYGRDGVRFSGEAMAILNDHDWPGNVRELGNVLEYALVHSLGRVIRPEHLPMGALKKIAPSGKRAFAAAEPSSRKVAHYYRKTSDESERKRILDALRETGGNKVLAAEKLGMSRTTLWHRLKRYGMDKGCDSGQDDREKFS; translated from the coding sequence GTGAACAGCATGGAGTCCCTGCGTCCTTTTCTCGACGGCCTGGAAGAGGGGGTTCTCTTCCTGGACCGGAATCGATGCATCATCGCCATCAACCGTGCCGCGTCGAGGATGATCGGCCAGGATTGCGATGCGGTGATCGGTCAGTTCTGTCCGGGCCTGTTCAACGGAACCGAATGTGCCCGGGCCTGTGCCGCGCGGGAGGACTGTGCCTTGATTCCGACCCGCGATCAGCAGACGCGCATGCTGGATCTGGCCATGGACCGACCGGACGGAGTCCAGATCATTTTGCGCATGTGGGCGGTATTGCTTTCCGATGAAGCGGGATTGGAGCGCTATGCGATCATCCTGAGGGATCGGACCCGGGAGGCGTTGCTGGAGGAGGAGGCCCGGGAACGGCTGCGTCTGGGCGGCATGATCGGCCACAGCCCGGCCATGCGGGAGCTTTTCCGCGCCATCATGCGGGCGGCCATCAGCAACGCCACCGTTCTGATCCAGGGCGAGAGCGGAACCGGCAAGGAGTTGATTGCCAAGGCGCTGCATGACAACTCGACCCGGAGCAAAGGTCCCTACGTCCGGGTCCATTGCGCCTCGTTTCCAGACACTCTTTTGGAGTCCGAACTGTTTGGTCACGTCAAAGGGGCGTTTACCGGGGCACGGAGTGACCGGATCGGTCGTTTCGAGGCGGCCCACGGAGGGACGATCCTGCTGGATGAGATTGGCGAGATTTCTCCGGTCACCCAGGTGAAACTGCTTCGGGTGTTACAGGAGAGGGAGGTGGAGCGGTTGGGAGAGAACAAACCGAGAACCGTGGACATCCGGATTGTCACGGCCACCAACCGGGACCTGGCCGCCATGGTCCGCCAGGGCAGATTTCGGGAGGACCTTTATTACCGGTTGAATGTCCTGCCGATTCAGGCGCCGCCGTTGCGTGAGCGGCTGGGAGATGTCCCCCTGCTCGTCGAGGTGCTGTTGGAGGAACTGTCACAACAGTATGGCCGGGATGGGGTCCGGTTTTCCGGCGAGGCCATGGCCATCTTGAATGACCATGACTGGCCCGGCAACGTGCGGGAATTGGGTAATGTCCTGGAATATGCCCTTGTGCATTCCCTGGGAAGGGTGATCCGACCGGAACACCTGCCCATGGGGGCCTTGAAAAAAATCGCGCCGTCCGGGAAACGTGCGTTTGCGGCTGCTGAACCATCATCCCGCAAAGTGGCGCACTATTATCGTAAAACCAGTGACGAATCGGAGAGGAAGCGGATCCTCGACGCCCTGAGGGAGACCGGTGGCAACAAGGTTCTGGCGGCGGAAAAATTGGGAATGTCCCGCACCACCCTGTGGCATCGATTGAAACGATACGGAATGGACAAGGGGTGTGATTCCGGACAGGATGATCGGGAGAAATTTTCTTGA
- a CDS encoding cbb3-type cytochrome c oxidase subunit I has protein sequence MTYPSQAVAKPYFIAALGLFAGQIIFGLIMGLQYVIGDFLFPYIPFNVARMVHTNLLIVWLLFGFMGATYYLIPEESETELHSPLLARILFWTFLVAGALTILGYLMVPYAALAKATGNDLLPTMGREFLEQPTLTKIGIVIVALGFLYNVGMTVLKGRKTAISMVLLIGLLGLALLFLFSFYNPTNLVLDKFFWWWVVHLWVEGVWELILGAILAFILIKVTGVDREVIEKWLYVIIAMTLITGIIGTGHHYFWIGTPEYWQWLGSIFSALEPIPFFMMVVFAFNMINRRRRNHPNKAATLWALGTAVMAFLGAGVWGFMHTLAPVNYYTHGTQITAAHGHLAFFGAYAMIVMAIISYAMPLLRGHGATSGERSQKLEIWSFWLMCGAMLCITLFLTGAGILQVHLQRIAEKPVGFMDGQEQISLFYWLREWAGVVFAIGLVLYLWSFFADRKKIAAPV, from the coding sequence ATGACCTACCCATCACAAGCCGTCGCCAAGCCCTACTTCATCGCCGCCCTGGGACTCTTCGCGGGACAGATCATTTTCGGACTGATCATGGGGCTGCAATATGTCATCGGGGATTTCCTCTTTCCCTACATTCCCTTCAACGTGGCCCGCATGGTCCACACCAACCTGTTGATCGTCTGGCTGCTGTTCGGGTTCATGGGGGCAACCTATTATCTGATCCCCGAGGAGAGCGAAACCGAACTGCACAGCCCCCTGCTGGCCCGCATTCTTTTCTGGACCTTCCTGGTGGCAGGGGCCTTGACCATCCTGGGCTATCTGATGGTCCCCTACGCCGCCCTGGCCAAAGCCACGGGCAACGACCTGCTCCCCACCATGGGACGCGAGTTTCTCGAACAGCCGACCCTGACCAAGATCGGTATCGTCATCGTCGCCCTGGGATTCCTCTATAACGTGGGCATGACAGTCCTGAAAGGACGCAAAACCGCCATCAGCATGGTGTTGTTGATCGGTCTGCTGGGCTTGGCGCTCCTGTTCCTCTTCTCCTTCTACAATCCCACCAATCTGGTGCTGGACAAATTCTTCTGGTGGTGGGTGGTGCATCTGTGGGTTGAAGGGGTGTGGGAACTGATCCTGGGGGCCATTCTCGCCTTCATCCTCATCAAGGTGACCGGAGTGGATCGGGAGGTGATCGAAAAATGGCTCTATGTGATCATTGCCATGACATTGATTACTGGAATCATCGGTACTGGACATCACTATTTCTGGATCGGCACCCCGGAATACTGGCAATGGTTGGGATCGATCTTTTCCGCCCTGGAACCGATTCCCTTCTTCATGATGGTGGTCTTCGCCTTCAACATGATCAACCGCCGCCGGCGCAATCATCCCAACAAGGCGGCCACCCTGTGGGCCCTTGGAACCGCCGTCATGGCCTTCCTGGGGGCGGGCGTCTGGGGCTTCATGCACACCCTGGCCCCGGTCAACTATTACACCCACGGCACCCAGATCACCGCTGCCCATGGCCACTTGGCCTTCTTCGGCGCCTACGCCATGATCGTGATGGCCATCATCTCCTACGCCATGCCGCTGTTGCGCGGTCACGGCGCCACCAGCGGCGAACGTTCCCAGAAACTGGAAATCTGGTCCTTCTGGCTGATGTGCGGCGCCATGCTCTGCATCACCCTTTTCCTGACCGGCGCCGGAATCTTGCAGGTCCATCTGCAACGCATCGCCGAAAAACCGGTCGGCTTCATGGACGGCCAGGAACAGATCAGCCTCTTCTATTGGTTGCGCGAGTGGGCCGGCGTGGTCTTCGCCATCGGCCTGGTCCTCTACCTGTGGAGCTTCTTCGCCGACCGCAAAAAGATTGCGGCCCCGGTCTGA
- a CDS encoding IS1 family transposase: MVVEFMIPDGIFHEFLHLFQGNTDMALTQVRCPACNGLNVVKYGKQPNGEQRYCCQDPRCERTIFLLNYRQAAQSMRYSPPEVSSRRTRIIELALDGADVNDISRILGIPEGEVVGVFQQLSRLSAPPTGVRSRNRRTAAKIAAG; the protein is encoded by the coding sequence ATGGTCGTTGAGTTCATGATTCCGGATGGCATCTTTCACGAATTTCTTCATCTGTTCCAGGGAAACACCGACATGGCTCTGACTCAGGTACGCTGCCCCGCTTGCAACGGTCTCAATGTGGTCAAATATGGAAAACAACCCAATGGTGAACAGCGCTATTGTTGCCAGGATCCGCGCTGTGAGCGGACCATTTTTCTGTTGAACTATCGTCAAGCCGCGCAATCGATGCGGTACAGTCCACCGGAAGTTTCTTCCAGGCGCACCCGGATCATCGAACTTGCCTTGGATGGCGCCGATGTCAACGATATTTCACGGATTCTCGGCATACCCGAAGGGGAGGTCGTGGGGGTATTCCAGCAGCTTTCCCGGTTGTCCGCGCCGCCGACCGGGGTACGCAGCCGCAATCGCCGCACCGCGGCCAAGATTGCCGCAGGTTGA
- a CDS encoding cytochrome c — MRERFTKSTARNIFYGGSMFFILLFLVLTLGTVRALPERDHRENITPAVALGKKVWEDNNCIGCHTLLGEGAYFAPELGNVYERRGGDNGGKEFIKSWIAAMPTGVAGRRQMPAFNLSEEELNAVAEFLKWTNKIDTAGWPPNIEG, encoded by the coding sequence ATGCGTGAACGATTTACCAAATCAACCGCCCGCAACATTTTCTACGGCGGTTCCATGTTTTTCATTCTTCTGTTCCTGGTGCTGACCCTGGGCACGGTCCGCGCCCTGCCCGAACGAGACCACCGGGAAAACATCACTCCGGCGGTGGCCCTGGGAAAAAAAGTCTGGGAGGACAACAACTGCATCGGCTGCCACACCTTGTTGGGCGAAGGGGCCTATTTCGCGCCGGAATTGGGAAACGTCTACGAACGGCGCGGCGGAGACAATGGCGGCAAGGAGTTCATCAAATCCTGGATCGCCGCCATGCCAACCGGCGTGGCGGGACGGCGACAAATGCCTGCCTTCAACCTGTCGGAAGAGGAACTGAACGCGGTGGCTGAATTCCTGAAATGGACCAACAAGATCGATACAGCCGGCTGGCCACCAAACATCGAAGGATAA
- a CDS encoding glycosyltransferase family 2 protein yields the protein MANQTEHGEIFLQEQIHAISIIIPCKNEEKAIEMTIKNIQQAMDETDIDYEIIVVDDGSSDRTRTLALEANARVLVHQINLGYGNAIMDGIRISRFATIAIMDADGTYPANQLPLLIRNLSSYDMVVGQRTWTPDNTSLLGRFFRRALYYTILLLSGIKCPDFNSGFRVFHKYNILDYRSILCPTFSFTTTLTVLFLQTHHSVFFLPIDYAKRVGRSKVNYFKDAFRTFAFVFAITSVFRPYRINLLLMIIGIIFNMLILLASHQFTIGGGMQVGLHLLASIPLLIASFSVDSFINSRIYHKEISKLSETKL from the coding sequence ATGGCCAACCAGACCGAACATGGAGAAATATTTCTCCAGGAACAAATACATGCCATCTCCATCATCATTCCTTGCAAGAATGAAGAAAAAGCCATCGAGATGACCATAAAAAATATCCAACAGGCCATGGATGAGACGGACATCGACTATGAGATCATCGTCGTTGACGATGGATCCTCGGATCGAACCCGTACACTGGCCCTGGAGGCCAACGCCAGGGTTCTGGTTCATCAAATCAACCTGGGATATGGCAATGCCATCATGGATGGCATCCGGATTTCCCGTTTTGCCACCATTGCCATCATGGATGCCGATGGCACCTACCCCGCCAATCAGCTTCCTCTGCTCATCCGCAACCTGTCCAGCTACGACATGGTCGTCGGACAACGAACCTGGACACCCGACAACACCTCCCTCCTGGGACGGTTTTTTCGCAGGGCGCTCTACTATACCATTTTATTGCTGTCCGGCATCAAGTGCCCAGATTTTAACAGTGGATTCAGAGTCTTCCATAAATACAACATTTTGGACTACCGTTCCATCCTGTGTCCCACCTTTTCCTTCACCACCACCTTGACCGTATTGTTTCTGCAAACGCATCACAGCGTCTTTTTTCTCCCGATCGACTATGCGAAGCGGGTGGGCCGGTCCAAAGTCAATTATTTCAAGGATGCATTTCGTACATTCGCGTTCGTCTTTGCGATCACTTCGGTATTCAGACCCTATCGCATCAACCTGCTCCTCATGATCATTGGAATTATTTTCAACATGCTCATCCTTCTTGCGTCCCATCAATTCACGATTGGCGGCGGCATGCAAGTGGGTTTGCATCTGCTTGCCTCCATCCCGCTGCTGATCGCTTCGTTTTCAGTCGATTCTTTTATCAATTCCCGGATCTATCACAAGGAAATTTCAAAACTTTCAGAAACAAAACTTTGA
- a CDS encoding radical SAM protein, giving the protein MRILFLAVPKSIATGAVKPPLFKSPPITFVWLSAFLKQARHEPEILDGYSLGLTEEQIFTRIAIANPDMVGFTSFTCEFSDIMYLIRRLRNRFPRIRIIVGGYHANSLPRDFFCDAIDYVLSGEAEQTLPRLLTRLEQGGGELSDIAGLHHRHPESGTWISNPTGHYIPNFNHTPLLPYEMVANNGYTPWWTSMDARTEKYMATVTGKGCPMTCSFCDISKTEGARYRAMDAERTVRELAHLHHDFGITHVEIRDPYFTIDLKRVAAIAQMLIDRNIRLNWGFSSTIHRIKDLELLRLLRRAGCGFIFFGVESGNRAILKREKKVTPEQVIDVVRMTRKAGIFAHCGFILGLEGETEESIRETIDLAINCRPDAANFTIAVPYPGTELFQSFKEKNYLKTFDWKEYRQDNPVFETEHLNREQLIYWLEQSHRQFFFRPAYLIDRLWHIRSWRQFKVHARIGISMFFKTLSYKS; this is encoded by the coding sequence ATGAGAATTCTTTTCCTTGCCGTGCCCAAATCAATCGCTACCGGAGCGGTCAAACCTCCTCTGTTCAAATCTCCGCCGATCACTTTTGTCTGGCTCTCCGCCTTTCTGAAACAGGCACGGCATGAACCCGAAATCCTCGACGGCTATTCCCTGGGGCTGACCGAAGAACAAATTTTCACCCGGATTGCCATCGCAAATCCCGACATGGTGGGATTTACCTCCTTTACCTGCGAATTTTCCGACATCATGTATCTGATCCGCCGACTGAGAAACCGGTTTCCCCGGATCAGGATCATCGTGGGGGGTTATCACGCCAACAGCCTGCCGCGGGATTTTTTTTGCGATGCCATCGATTACGTCTTGTCAGGCGAAGCGGAACAGACCCTCCCCCGTCTTTTGACCCGGCTCGAACAAGGAGGCGGGGAATTATCGGACATTGCCGGTCTGCACCACCGCCATCCCGAGTCCGGGACCTGGATCTCCAACCCGACGGGGCACTATATACCCAATTTCAACCATACGCCGCTGCTCCCCTATGAAATGGTCGCGAACAATGGGTACACGCCATGGTGGACCTCCATGGATGCCAGGACGGAAAAATACATGGCCACGGTGACTGGCAAGGGATGTCCCATGACCTGCTCCTTTTGTGATATTTCAAAGACCGAAGGTGCCCGGTACCGCGCCATGGATGCGGAACGGACGGTTCGTGAACTGGCCCATCTCCATCATGATTTTGGCATTACTCATGTCGAAATCCGGGACCCTTATTTCACCATCGATCTGAAACGGGTTGCAGCCATCGCACAAATGCTCATCGACCGCAACATCAGACTGAACTGGGGATTTTCCAGTACCATTCACCGTATCAAGGATCTGGAACTTTTGCGTCTTTTGCGTCGTGCCGGTTGTGGATTCATCTTCTTCGGAGTGGAAAGTGGCAATCGGGCCATTCTCAAACGCGAAAAGAAAGTCACCCCGGAACAGGTCATCGATGTCGTGCGCATGACCCGGAAGGCGGGAATTTTCGCTCATTGCGGATTCATACTGGGATTGGAAGGAGAAACGGAAGAAAGCATTCGGGAAACTATCGATCTGGCCATCAATTGTCGTCCCGATGCCGCGAACTTCACCATCGCCGTCCCTTATCCGGGAACGGAATTGTTCCAATCCTTCAAGGAGAAAAACTATCTCAAGACATTTGATTGGAAGGAGTACCGTCAGGACAATCCCGTTTTCGAGACCGAACATCTCAATCGGGAACAATTGATCTATTGGCTGGAACAATCACACCGACAGTTTTTCTTTCGTCCCGCCTACCTCATCGATCGCCTGTGGCATATCCGCTCATGGAGGCAGTTCAAAGTACACGCCAGGATTGGAATCAGTATGTTTTTCAAGACGCTCTCCTATAAAAGCTGA